From one Bradyrhizobium sp. Ash2021 genomic stretch:
- a CDS encoding DUF202 domain-containing protein has translation MVGAELHVRCTKRDSMIANYTNHAANERTFLAWIRTGLAVAAFGFFLIKLNVFVDAVGGGSIPRLAPDDAGAFVAVATRYAGLAMVTIGIAIIARSSFAFVRTRRAIDRDEVIQIPQSRAELLLSAALAIAVLIFCINLARI, from the coding sequence TTGGTCGGCGCGGAGCTTCATGTTCGTTGCACGAAGAGAGATTCAATGATCGCTAACTACACAAACCACGCGGCGAACGAGCGAACCTTTCTTGCGTGGATACGCACCGGCCTCGCCGTAGCGGCATTTGGATTTTTTCTCATCAAGCTGAACGTCTTTGTCGATGCGGTCGGTGGCGGAAGCATACCCCGTCTTGCTCCGGACGACGCCGGCGCGTTCGTCGCGGTCGCGACCCGCTATGCCGGACTGGCAATGGTTACGATCGGAATCGCCATCATCGCACGAAGCAGCTTCGCCTTTGTACGCACGCGGCGCGCGATCGATCGCGATGAGGTTATCCAGATCCCGCAGTCCCGTGCGGAGTTGCTACTTTCGGCGGCGCTCGCAATCGCCGTGCTGATTTTCTGCATCAATCTCGCGCGGATTTGA
- a CDS encoding DUF3551 domain-containing protein, translating to MRRSLMILAPLLTSAYILGGPTQAAAQTYPVCLAGGSTDAVQCDYVNLEQCRATASGGLGYCVMNPAYSSNAYASYRAAGKRIH from the coding sequence ATGCGACGATCTCTTATGATCCTGGCACCCCTTCTTACCTCGGCGTACATTCTTGGCGGGCCAACGCAAGCAGCTGCTCAGACATATCCAGTCTGCCTCGCCGGCGGCTCTACCGATGCAGTCCAGTGCGATTACGTGAACCTTGAACAATGCCGCGCCACCGCGTCCGGCGGCCTGGGCTATTGCGTCATGAACCCTGCCTACAGCTCCAATGCGTATGCGAGCTATCGCGCCGCCGGTAAGCGCATTCACTAA
- a CDS encoding LysR family transcriptional regulator: MTLEQLRIFIAVAEKQHVTQAARQLNLTQSATSAAIAALETRYAIKLFDRVGRGIVLTQTGRDFLNEARAVVARAKAAAQVLNDLAGLKRGSLNVAASQTVANYWLPPRIEAFRKAHPGIDLHVTIANTEQVAQAVHRGDADLGFVEGEVDDPSLAIRKIEGDSLAVVVGASHPWIGKARITPKLLTETCWILREPGSGTRSMFEAALKKLGMKLSDLDLRLELPSNEAVRVAVESGDCATAISDLVIASSLAAGTLHRVKIDLPKRSFFVLRHRERYASQAEKALFASFRM, translated from the coding sequence ATGACTCTGGAGCAGCTTCGCATCTTCATCGCGGTGGCCGAAAAGCAGCATGTTACGCAGGCCGCGCGCCAATTGAATTTGACGCAATCAGCAACGAGCGCCGCGATCGCGGCGCTGGAGACGCGTTACGCAATCAAGCTGTTTGACCGCGTCGGCCGCGGCATCGTACTGACCCAGACGGGCCGCGATTTCCTCAATGAGGCACGCGCGGTTGTGGCTCGCGCCAAGGCCGCGGCACAGGTCTTAAATGATTTGGCTGGCCTCAAGCGTGGCTCGTTGAACGTGGCAGCCAGCCAGACTGTCGCAAATTATTGGCTGCCGCCACGCATCGAGGCGTTTCGCAAGGCCCATCCAGGAATCGATCTGCACGTCACGATCGCAAACACCGAGCAAGTCGCCCAAGCTGTCCATCGAGGAGATGCAGACCTCGGTTTCGTCGAGGGTGAGGTTGACGATCCCTCGCTGGCCATCCGGAAAATAGAAGGCGATTCGTTGGCCGTAGTGGTCGGAGCGAGCCATCCGTGGATCGGCAAGGCGCGCATCACGCCAAAACTTCTAACCGAGACATGCTGGATTCTGCGAGAACCGGGCTCCGGCACCCGCTCCATGTTCGAGGCTGCGCTCAAGAAGCTCGGCATGAAGCTATCGGACCTTGATCTCCGGCTTGAGCTGCCATCGAACGAAGCCGTACGCGTTGCCGTGGAATCCGGGGATTGCGCCACGGCGATTTCGGATCTGGTTATAGCGTCGTCACTGGCTGCAGGAACGCTTCATCGAGTAAAGATCGATTTGCCGAAGCGCTCGTTCTTCGTCTTGCGGCACAGGGAGCGATATGCGAGCCAGGCGGAAAAAGCCTTGTTTGCCTCGTTCCGGATGTAA
- a CDS encoding ATP-binding protein: MTVAIEMGHTTAGAPATLDLEELLATRLLVQGNSGSGKSHLLRRLLEQSAPWVQQTIIDPEGDFVALTDRFGHLLIDAEDHTERGLQVAGERARIHRVSTVLNLEGLDAENQMRRAAAFLGGLFEAARDHWYPMLVVVDEAQLFAPAVAGEVSDEARKLSLGAMTNLMCRGRKRGLAGVIATQRLAKLAKNVAAEASNFLMGRTFLDIDMARAADLLGMERRQAEAFRDLERGQFMALGPALSRRPLGLRIGPTDTTPRNATPRLMPLPEATLDARAIILAAPPPENNRPPRRSSPDLLGQLMAAKTAALEIRPEAVEQPLSAEELAERRQRVDRILGAVMAEPDAGFRAIGLLYQEFVVRCRIEGLGSAVPDLGDFRRMLTHARAGLGSDMAEDDGWQDVSVRASLLPEDMQGVFMMIARAAKEGWPCPGDAAIARAYGSHSLRRARRLLTYIEEQGLIVCQLDGAGRRIVTLVELAWATAPGDPNAEELPAEQGCSSAL; the protein is encoded by the coding sequence ATGACCGTTGCGATCGAGATGGGACACACGACGGCAGGCGCCCCGGCGACTTTGGACCTTGAGGAACTGCTGGCGACCCGCCTGCTGGTGCAGGGCAATTCGGGCTCCGGCAAATCCCATCTGCTGCGCCGGCTGCTGGAACAGAGCGCCCCCTGGGTGCAGCAGACCATCATCGATCCCGAAGGCGACTTCGTGGCGCTTACCGACCGTTTCGGCCACCTCCTGATCGATGCCGAGGACCATACCGAGCGGGGCCTGCAGGTCGCCGGCGAGCGAGCGCGCATCCATCGCGTCTCCACGGTGCTCAATCTCGAGGGGCTCGACGCCGAGAACCAGATGCGGCGCGCTGCCGCCTTCCTCGGCGGGCTTTTCGAGGCCGCCCGCGACCACTGGTACCCGATGCTGGTGGTGGTGGATGAGGCACAGCTCTTCGCGCCGGCAGTCGCCGGTGAGGTTTCGGACGAGGCGCGCAAGCTCTCGCTCGGCGCCATGACGAACCTGATGTGCCGTGGCCGTAAACGCGGGCTTGCGGGAGTCATCGCCACCCAGCGACTGGCGAAGCTCGCCAAGAACGTCGCGGCCGAGGCGTCCAATTTCCTTATGGGCCGAACCTTTCTGGATATCGACATGGCGCGCGCCGCCGACCTTCTGGGCATGGAGCGGCGACAGGCGGAGGCCTTCCGGGATCTGGAGCGCGGGCAATTCATGGCGCTCGGACCGGCCCTCTCCCGCCGTCCGCTGGGGCTGCGCATTGGTCCAACGGATACCACGCCGCGCAACGCGACCCCGCGCCTGATGCCTCTGCCGGAAGCGACACTGGACGCACGCGCCATCATCCTGGCAGCGCCGCCGCCCGAGAATAATCGGCCCCCGCGCCGGTCGTCGCCAGATCTCCTCGGCCAGCTCATGGCGGCGAAAACCGCGGCGCTGGAGATCCGTCCCGAAGCGGTGGAGCAGCCACTCAGCGCTGAGGAACTGGCGGAGCGGCGTCAGCGAGTGGACCGTATTCTGGGCGCCGTCATGGCGGAACCCGACGCGGGATTCCGTGCCATCGGCCTCCTCTATCAGGAGTTCGTGGTCCGCTGCCGAATAGAGGGCCTCGGTTCGGCCGTGCCGGACCTGGGTGATTTCCGTCGCATGCTGACGCACGCCCGCGCCGGGCTCGGCTCCGATATGGCAGAGGATGACGGGTGGCAGGATGTCTCGGTCCGCGCCTCACTTCTGCCGGAGGATATGCAGGGCGTCTTCATGATGATCGCCCGCGCCGCGAAGGAAGGTTGGCCCTGCCCGGGCGACGCAGCGATTGCCCGCGCCTATGGCTCACATTCGTTGCGCCGTGCACGGCGTCTGCTGACCTACATCGAGGAGCAGGGCCTCATCGTTTGCCAGCTTGACGGTGCCGGTCGGCGGATCGTGACGCTCGTCGAACTGGCCTGGGCGACGGCACCGGGCGACCCCAATGCCGAGGAACTGCCGGCGGAGCAAGGCTGCAGTTCGGCTCTATGA
- a CDS encoding ammonium transporter, translating to MESWKYARQRLVPLVAALLGTALLCFLLSDIAFAEDAGPPACGGKILEKCTPNSGDTAWMLASVALVLMMTIPGLGLFYGGMVRKKNVGDTVMTSFAVTCLVTILFALVTYSMAFRAGTPFIGGLDRMFLKDILSDIGKGGIGNPNPLAATIPESVYICFQMTFAIITPALIAGAFAERMKFSAMLWFIGLWAIFVYAPIAHWVWGPDGIFSSGNDAALVKVLDFAGGTVVHINAGVAGLMCAIMLGKRKETGPAHNMVLTFIGASLLWVGWFGFNAGSAVSAGMQAGMAMLVTQIATAVAGFTWMLVEWALKGKPTVVGICSGAVAGLVAITPASGFVGPVGAFAIGVAAGAVCYWGCTGLKRLFSYDDALDCFGVHAVGGIVGALLTGVFAVEQYGGTAGVLEGNVAQFFNQCIGVATVFVYDAVVSLIILFVVKMFVGLRVTEDIEREGLDLALHGEVVQ from the coding sequence ATGGAATCCTGGAAATACGCGCGGCAAAGACTTGTACCTTTGGTGGCTGCTCTCTTGGGGACTGCGCTGCTCTGCTTTCTGCTGAGTGACATCGCATTCGCGGAAGACGCGGGCCCGCCAGCCTGCGGGGGCAAGATTCTCGAGAAGTGCACTCCCAATTCCGGCGACACCGCATGGATGCTCGCTTCCGTCGCACTCGTCCTGATGATGACGATCCCGGGCCTTGGTCTGTTCTATGGCGGCATGGTGCGCAAGAAGAACGTCGGCGACACCGTGATGACCAGTTTCGCCGTCACCTGCCTCGTCACGATCCTTTTCGCGCTCGTCACCTACAGCATGGCGTTTCGCGCCGGCACGCCCTTTATCGGCGGCCTGGATCGCATGTTCCTCAAGGACATCCTGAGCGACATCGGCAAGGGAGGTATCGGCAATCCCAATCCCCTCGCCGCGACCATCCCGGAAAGCGTCTACATCTGCTTCCAGATGACGTTCGCCATCATTACGCCGGCGCTGATTGCCGGCGCGTTCGCCGAGCGCATGAAATTCTCGGCCATGCTCTGGTTCATCGGGCTGTGGGCGATTTTCGTCTATGCGCCGATCGCGCACTGGGTCTGGGGACCTGACGGGATCTTCTCCTCCGGCAACGATGCCGCGTTGGTGAAGGTACTCGATTTCGCGGGCGGCACGGTCGTGCACATCAACGCCGGCGTCGCCGGACTGATGTGCGCCATCATGCTCGGCAAGCGCAAGGAGACCGGACCGGCGCACAACATGGTGCTCACCTTCATCGGCGCCTCGCTGCTGTGGGTTGGCTGGTTCGGCTTCAACGCGGGCTCCGCCGTGAGCGCAGGCATGCAGGCCGGCATGGCCATGCTGGTGACCCAGATTGCCACCGCTGTCGCCGGGTTCACCTGGATGCTGGTGGAATGGGCGCTGAAGGGCAAGCCGACCGTCGTCGGCATCTGCTCCGGTGCGGTCGCGGGCCTCGTCGCCATTACGCCGGCTTCCGGCTTCGTCGGCCCCGTCGGCGCCTTTGCCATCGGCGTGGCCGCGGGCGCTGTCTGCTACTGGGGATGCACCGGGCTCAAGCGCTTGTTCAGCTATGACGATGCGCTGGATTGCTTCGGCGTGCATGCGGTTGGCGGCATCGTCGGCGCGCTGCTGACCGGGGTGTTCGCGGTCGAGCAATATGGCGGAACGGCGGGCGTGCTGGAGGGGAACGTTGCTCAGTTCTTCAACCAGTGCATCGGCGTCGCCACCGTATTCGTCTATGATGCCGTGGTCAGCCTGATCATCCTGTTCGTGGTCAAGATGTTCGTCGGGCTGCGCGTGACGGAGGATATCGAACGCGAGGGCCTCGACCTCGCGCTGCATGGAGAAGTCGTACAATAA